A stretch of the Helicoverpa armigera isolate CAAS_96S chromosome 5, ASM3070526v1, whole genome shotgun sequence genome encodes the following:
- the LOC110378629 gene encoding metal-response element-binding transcription factor 2 isoform X1: MDINAEVSTQLSLIDALLSDLDKTITPCASKKNEKKEEETQDAMPDSTTNTEKNNANPFHCGDDVLVENKDGRYYLGTIVELSTSNDNDSCEVGTGTARCLVKFGDGTHAWAPVSSLKLLSAPPADDGRIMCVVCKRREGPAATLATNAIIACDMCGRGYHAKCHSPPVDAWINGASWHCKRCVDQRYRVAAAENRALKRSDLFRFKGGQQRRQQQELTPPCDTASTTSSASVSDAGKDQNETHCYCGEKSDWLAQMLLCCRCSRWFHQRCVSSLQYPLYAGDKLYIFACAHCNGGAEYLRRLELCWLDLAHLALYNLTAYNAPNYFDLDSVIMPYIMDNWHALQLPEKMWRTPVKERREKILTALTSSRKRFKCGREMKKRATIWGLRLRRPPPPPLQLSALEQIKKGEPLSDELVREYAPRLRFLPRAPSPQTVLAADDSSQPSSSNNDKSSYKNHNQRMIVPVDGHWLNLMMGKRFHENLNSNSNSENDSTSSYESVKPTENDEQPSPSTCTSSARNSDAKADNIEKISELNENNTNEAKSICDESSPVPSPNTSLVPCTVKLDKISKENIVDTNVSKSDVTNVNINTHTTRIATMNLEVSKLSTKNIIEHSKIMSLQHMDRLPPFTSNFSHDMESSGDESSSRGTLDAIIPPLKDFQGKNNPFLMQNTYPSKKPFSSTTNIYNKQNGKQNNHHTRFSLPVNLNPLMGPLVRPLKRKLSEKDIVIGPNGEVKRRKYRRPRKYLQTQLNKSCPLPDDNNKPAQMPNENGEVAPQGGGHINNVKFHGRRLRQRQEKNYYENARRNTSNNSSNNNSVKSLQLSPHKANSSAAEVDAEQLSALKSSVQSYFRAGQTFRVLARRLAPGALPAYLIEWDSNAS, translated from the exons AGGTCTCAACACAATTGTCTCTGATCGATGCCCTCCTGAGCGACCTTGACAAAACGATCACACCATGTGCTAGCAAAAAGAAtgagaaaaaagaagaagaaacacAGGATGCCATGCCAGACTCTACAACCAACACGGAAAAAAATAATGCTAATCCATTCCACTGTGGGGATGATGTACTTGTAGAAAACAAAGATGGACGTTATTATTTAG GAACAATAGTAGAGTTGAGTACCAGCAATGACAATGACTCTTGCGAGGTGGGCACGGGCACGGCGCGGTGTCTGGTGAAGTTCGGCGATGGGACGCACGCGTGGGCCCCGGTGTCGTCGCTGAAGCTGCTGAGCGCCCCGCCGGCGGACGATGGGCGCATCATGTGCGTGGTGTGCAAGCGGCGCGAGGGGCCCGCAGCCACCCTCGCGACTAACGCCATCATTGCGTGCGACATGTGCGGGAGAGGGTATCATGCTAAGTGTCACTCGCCGCCTGTCGACGCGTGGATTAACG GTGCATCCTGGCACTGCAAAAGATGCGTGGACCAAAGGTATAGAGTGGCAGCGGCTGAGAACAGGGCCCTCAAGCGATCAGACTTGTTTAGATTTAAAGGCGGGCAGCAACGGCGGCAACAACAGGAACTCACTCCACCCTGCGAT ACTGCTTCTACAACATCATCGGCTTCCGTATCTGATGCTGGCAAAGATCAAAATGAAACTCATTGCTACTGTGGCGAAAAAAGTGACTGGCTGGCACAG atgTTACTATGCTGTCGGTGTTCTCGTTGGTTTCACCAAAGATGCGTATCAAGTTTACAATATCCTTTGTATGCTGGCGATAA GTTGTACATATTTGCGTGCGCTCACTGCAATGGAGGGGCGGAATATCTTCGTCGACTGGAGCTCTGCTGGTTGGATCTGGCGCATCTCGCTTTATATAATCTCACTGCGTACAATGCGCCAAATTATTTCGACCTAGATAGTGTCATTATGCCGTATATCATGGACAACTGGCATGCTCTGCAATTACCTGAGAAG ATGTGGCGAACTCCAGTTAAAGAACGTCGTGAAAAGATCTTGACAGCGTTGACGTCGTCTCGTAAGCGATTCAAATGCGGACGCGAAATGAAGAAACGAGCTACCATCTGGGGTTTGCGCTTACGTCGTCCGCCCCCACCGCCACTACAGCTTTCTGCATTGGAACag ATCAAGAAAGGAGAACCACTGTCGGATGAGTTAGTGAGGGAGTATGCTCCGCGACTTCGGTTTCTGCCGCGAGCGCCGTCGCCGCAAACAGTGCTCGCTGCTGATGACAG TTCTCAACCTTCTAGCAGTAACAACGACAAAAGTTCCTATAAGAATCACAATCAACGTATGATTGTACCAGTGGATGGTCATTGGTTAAACTTAATGATGGGCAAACGCTTCCATGAAAATCTCAACTCTAACTCGAATTCCGAAAATGATTCTACTAGTTCCTATGAGTCTGTTAAGCCGACTGAAAACGACGAACAACCTTCCCCCTCTACTTGCACCTCTTCTGCTAGAAATTCTGATGCCAAAGCTGATAACATAGAGAAAATATCTGAGCTaaacgaaaataatacaaacgaAGCAAAATCTATTTGTGATGAAAGTTCTCCAGTGCCATCTCCCAACACTTCTTTAGTTCCATGTACTGTAAAGTTAGATAAAATATCCAAAGAGAATATAGTTGATACGAACGTGAGCAAGAGTGACGTCACTAATGTGAACATTAACACGCACACTACAAGAATAGCTACAATGAACTTAGAAGTATCTAAATTGTCTACAAAGAACATTATCGAACATTCCAAAATAATGTCGCTACAGCATATGGATAGATTACCCCCTTTCACTAGTAACTTTAGCCATGACATGGAGTCGTCGGGAGACGAATCTTCCAGCAGGGGCACCCTAGACGCTATTATACCACCGCTTAAAGATTTCCAGGGTAAAAATAATCCGTTTCTCATGCAAAATACTTACCCGTCCAAGAAGCCGTTCTCATCAACGACTAacatttacaataaacaaaatggcAAGCAAAACAATCACCACACACGGTTCTCGTTACCGGTAAACTTGAATCCACTGATGGGGCCGCTAGTTAGGCCATTGAAACGAAAGCTTAGCGAAAAGGACATCGTGATTGGACCTAACGGAGAGGTCAAAAGAAGGAAATACCGGAGGCCACGGAAATATCTACAGACGCAG cTGAACAAGTCATGTCCTCTGCCAGATGACAACAACAAACCTGCTCAAATGCCAAACGAGAACGGCGAAGTAGCTCCGCAGGGCGGCGGGCACATCAATAACGTGAAATTTCACGGTAGAAGACTGAGACAGAGACAGGAGAAAAATTACTATGAAAACGCTAGACGGAATACGAGTAATAACAGTAGTAATAATAATAGCGTAAAAAGTCTACAGTTAAGTCCACATAAAGCTAACAGCAGCGCGGCGGAGGTGGACGCGGAGCAGCTGTCGGCGCTGAAGTCCAGCGTGCAGTCGTACTTCCGCGCCGGCCAGACCTTCCGCGTGCTCGCGCGCCGCCTCGCGCCCGGCGCGCTGCCCGCCTACCTCATCGAGTGGGACTCCAACGCCTCCTAG
- the LOC110378629 gene encoding metal-response element-binding transcription factor 2 isoform X2, with product MPDSTTNTEKNNANPFHCGDDVLVENKDGRYYLGTIVELSTSNDNDSCEVGTGTARCLVKFGDGTHAWAPVSSLKLLSAPPADDGRIMCVVCKRREGPAATLATNAIIACDMCGRGYHAKCHSPPVDAWINGASWHCKRCVDQRYRVAAAENRALKRSDLFRFKGGQQRRQQQELTPPCDTASTTSSASVSDAGKDQNETHCYCGEKSDWLAQMLLCCRCSRWFHQRCVSSLQYPLYAGDKLYIFACAHCNGGAEYLRRLELCWLDLAHLALYNLTAYNAPNYFDLDSVIMPYIMDNWHALQLPEKMWRTPVKERREKILTALTSSRKRFKCGREMKKRATIWGLRLRRPPPPPLQLSALEQIKKGEPLSDELVREYAPRLRFLPRAPSPQTVLAADDSSQPSSSNNDKSSYKNHNQRMIVPVDGHWLNLMMGKRFHENLNSNSNSENDSTSSYESVKPTENDEQPSPSTCTSSARNSDAKADNIEKISELNENNTNEAKSICDESSPVPSPNTSLVPCTVKLDKISKENIVDTNVSKSDVTNVNINTHTTRIATMNLEVSKLSTKNIIEHSKIMSLQHMDRLPPFTSNFSHDMESSGDESSSRGTLDAIIPPLKDFQGKNNPFLMQNTYPSKKPFSSTTNIYNKQNGKQNNHHTRFSLPVNLNPLMGPLVRPLKRKLSEKDIVIGPNGEVKRRKYRRPRKYLQTQLNKSCPLPDDNNKPAQMPNENGEVAPQGGGHINNVKFHGRRLRQRQEKNYYENARRNTSNNSSNNNSVKSLQLSPHKANSSAAEVDAEQLSALKSSVQSYFRAGQTFRVLARRLAPGALPAYLIEWDSNAS from the exons ATGCCAGACTCTACAACCAACACGGAAAAAAATAATGCTAATCCATTCCACTGTGGGGATGATGTACTTGTAGAAAACAAAGATGGACGTTATTATTTAG GAACAATAGTAGAGTTGAGTACCAGCAATGACAATGACTCTTGCGAGGTGGGCACGGGCACGGCGCGGTGTCTGGTGAAGTTCGGCGATGGGACGCACGCGTGGGCCCCGGTGTCGTCGCTGAAGCTGCTGAGCGCCCCGCCGGCGGACGATGGGCGCATCATGTGCGTGGTGTGCAAGCGGCGCGAGGGGCCCGCAGCCACCCTCGCGACTAACGCCATCATTGCGTGCGACATGTGCGGGAGAGGGTATCATGCTAAGTGTCACTCGCCGCCTGTCGACGCGTGGATTAACG GTGCATCCTGGCACTGCAAAAGATGCGTGGACCAAAGGTATAGAGTGGCAGCGGCTGAGAACAGGGCCCTCAAGCGATCAGACTTGTTTAGATTTAAAGGCGGGCAGCAACGGCGGCAACAACAGGAACTCACTCCACCCTGCGAT ACTGCTTCTACAACATCATCGGCTTCCGTATCTGATGCTGGCAAAGATCAAAATGAAACTCATTGCTACTGTGGCGAAAAAAGTGACTGGCTGGCACAG atgTTACTATGCTGTCGGTGTTCTCGTTGGTTTCACCAAAGATGCGTATCAAGTTTACAATATCCTTTGTATGCTGGCGATAA GTTGTACATATTTGCGTGCGCTCACTGCAATGGAGGGGCGGAATATCTTCGTCGACTGGAGCTCTGCTGGTTGGATCTGGCGCATCTCGCTTTATATAATCTCACTGCGTACAATGCGCCAAATTATTTCGACCTAGATAGTGTCATTATGCCGTATATCATGGACAACTGGCATGCTCTGCAATTACCTGAGAAG ATGTGGCGAACTCCAGTTAAAGAACGTCGTGAAAAGATCTTGACAGCGTTGACGTCGTCTCGTAAGCGATTCAAATGCGGACGCGAAATGAAGAAACGAGCTACCATCTGGGGTTTGCGCTTACGTCGTCCGCCCCCACCGCCACTACAGCTTTCTGCATTGGAACag ATCAAGAAAGGAGAACCACTGTCGGATGAGTTAGTGAGGGAGTATGCTCCGCGACTTCGGTTTCTGCCGCGAGCGCCGTCGCCGCAAACAGTGCTCGCTGCTGATGACAG TTCTCAACCTTCTAGCAGTAACAACGACAAAAGTTCCTATAAGAATCACAATCAACGTATGATTGTACCAGTGGATGGTCATTGGTTAAACTTAATGATGGGCAAACGCTTCCATGAAAATCTCAACTCTAACTCGAATTCCGAAAATGATTCTACTAGTTCCTATGAGTCTGTTAAGCCGACTGAAAACGACGAACAACCTTCCCCCTCTACTTGCACCTCTTCTGCTAGAAATTCTGATGCCAAAGCTGATAACATAGAGAAAATATCTGAGCTaaacgaaaataatacaaacgaAGCAAAATCTATTTGTGATGAAAGTTCTCCAGTGCCATCTCCCAACACTTCTTTAGTTCCATGTACTGTAAAGTTAGATAAAATATCCAAAGAGAATATAGTTGATACGAACGTGAGCAAGAGTGACGTCACTAATGTGAACATTAACACGCACACTACAAGAATAGCTACAATGAACTTAGAAGTATCTAAATTGTCTACAAAGAACATTATCGAACATTCCAAAATAATGTCGCTACAGCATATGGATAGATTACCCCCTTTCACTAGTAACTTTAGCCATGACATGGAGTCGTCGGGAGACGAATCTTCCAGCAGGGGCACCCTAGACGCTATTATACCACCGCTTAAAGATTTCCAGGGTAAAAATAATCCGTTTCTCATGCAAAATACTTACCCGTCCAAGAAGCCGTTCTCATCAACGACTAacatttacaataaacaaaatggcAAGCAAAACAATCACCACACACGGTTCTCGTTACCGGTAAACTTGAATCCACTGATGGGGCCGCTAGTTAGGCCATTGAAACGAAAGCTTAGCGAAAAGGACATCGTGATTGGACCTAACGGAGAGGTCAAAAGAAGGAAATACCGGAGGCCACGGAAATATCTACAGACGCAG cTGAACAAGTCATGTCCTCTGCCAGATGACAACAACAAACCTGCTCAAATGCCAAACGAGAACGGCGAAGTAGCTCCGCAGGGCGGCGGGCACATCAATAACGTGAAATTTCACGGTAGAAGACTGAGACAGAGACAGGAGAAAAATTACTATGAAAACGCTAGACGGAATACGAGTAATAACAGTAGTAATAATAATAGCGTAAAAAGTCTACAGTTAAGTCCACATAAAGCTAACAGCAGCGCGGCGGAGGTGGACGCGGAGCAGCTGTCGGCGCTGAAGTCCAGCGTGCAGTCGTACTTCCGCGCCGGCCAGACCTTCCGCGTGCTCGCGCGCCGCCTCGCGCCCGGCGCGCTGCCCGCCTACCTCATCGAGTGGGACTCCAACGCCTCCTAG